TCCAAAAAGATAGAGAGTAATCAAAAGGGGTCCACAAAAAGTTGTGGAAGCCGCACATTGTTCAAAAGTATAAAAAGGTGTCAAAGTTAATCCGCTGCCTCCGGTTCTCCGCCATCTGTGCTGTGTGTCAACAGGTGTCTGTTAAGGTGAGTCTTGCGAGTGTAGCTCTTGGGACAGGAAAGGCAGGCATATGGACGTTTGTTGCTGTGGCACAACATGTGCTTGTTCAGGTCGAACTTCCTCCGTAAACATTTTCCACATTCGGGACAGGAGAAAGGCTTCTCACCTAGAATCGGAGCAGAGCAAACACACCATTGTCAAGCTTCACCATCTGGGACATGAAAGACTAGAAATTACCGGTGTGGATGCGCCGATGTTCACTCAGGTGACAAGAGTTGGAGAAGGACTTCCCACACTCCTGGCAGGAGAAAGGCCGTTCCCCCGTGTGAATACGCATGTGTTTTTGCAGGTCGCCTCCGGACGGCCAGCCCTTGCCACAAACCGTGCACACGTACGGGCGCTCTCCAGTGTGCCGCCGCACGTGAACATTGAGGCCAGCGAGCGCAGTGAAGTCTTTGGGACAGTAAGGGCAGCGATATGGCCGCTCGCCACTGTGCGTCCTCAGGTGGCCCTCCAGCCCATCGCGTGTCTTGAAGCATTTGCCGCATTGAGGGCACAGGAAGCGACTGTCTGTCATGTGACTTGTCCGGTGGGACTGGAGGCCGGTGAGCGAGCCGTATGTCTTGTCGCACTGGTCACACTGGAACGAGCGGGTCCTGTGGGAGCGCTGGTGGATACGCAGCAGAGTCACGCCTGCAGACAATTGCACACAAGTTTACTAGAGCACGGATGTCCCCCACCAAGGCATGGTCACAGGGTTAGGGTTACCTGAAAAAGTCTGGTCACAGAAGCGACAGGGAAAGCACGGCTCAGCACCCTCCACTGTGTGTGTCTGCAGATGTCGCAGCAGTTGCGACTGTGAGCTAAACACCTGCGAGCAGAGATTACAGGTGAGGTCAGGCAGCCGGTGCTGCAGGCTGTGCGCGTCTCTCTCTTTAGCCGAGCCAAACACTTTGCCGCACTGGCTGCAGCTGATCCCGCCATTTTCCTGGTGTGTCTGCTTGTGATTGGTCAGACTGGACAGGTGAAGGAACTCCTTGTCACATTGGCCACATGGAAAGATGGGTCGGGCTCTGTGGCTGCGCTGGTGGAGCAGCAGCTCAGCCTTGGATAGGAACTCATCCTTGCACTGAAAGCAAGGGTGCTTTCCAGTGGGGCGGCACGCTTCAAGGCGTGTCTCCTCATGGGCAGCAGGTATATTGTCCTGATGAGCGGCTGCGCTCCTGGTTAAGGTGTGGCCACAGGACTTGCTGGTTCGCAGGTGACGCAGAACCTGCAGGCAAAGTCAAGTCAATTAGAATTCTATCGTGCCAACTGACAACAGAAGTTATTCAAAGGCACTTTACGTACACATGGAGCAGATATACAACCATGCTCTTCATACATCAAAGAGAAGCAACCGAGCCCCACTCAAACAAGCACTTGGTGACCGAAGGAAGGAGAGACTTCCTGTGCTGAGAAAATGGATTGTTCACAGGTACTACTAGAAGAGGCGCCAATCTTTGGGCACATCGCAAGTGGATCTGAATCCAATTCTCGGGGCGACAattccattcagaatcgattcttgattcgaCATGATTATCAGGTATCATTTTTCCAGATGGCGCCGCTGAAGTGGCTGCCGGTTGAAGGAGCTCTGCCCTCATCAAGAACACTAAAAGGAGGATTTGTGATCTTGATGTTTCCCTGTTCATGTCATGTGTTTTTTTGCTTTTTGCTTTGGGCCCCTACTGGACTGCACAACAAAGTGTGGCACCTTCATGGCTTTTTGGTGATTTTCTGTCAACTTTTTAATCTGCCTGGTGAAGACTTATGGCTATGGCCATGTTTGCACTGGGGATCAGCTGCTGGCTTTCTGCCAAACCAGTGTCGTCATGGAGAGACTGAAGGAGATGCGGAGGAAGAGACGGGGCTGCGGAGTTGGCGTTGAgcctactcggtggcctagtgcttagagtgtccgccctgagatcggtaggttaggAGTTAAAGTCACACTAAAGACAATaacatgggagccattacctcctgcttggcactcagcatcaagggttggaattgggggttcaatcaccaacaatgattcccaggcgtggctaccgccgctgctcactgctctcctcatctcccagggggtgaacaagggtatggcacacattttaccacacctagtgtgtgtgtgtgacaatcattgctactttaacttgagCGTGTATCAGACATTCTCGCTCATCCTTGCTGCcgagagctagtgggcagcctaggatgcAGTCGGCGCTCTTGGTTACTTGGTTGGGAGTGTTCCTGCTGCCCCCCACGCCAGCATTGCAGAGGACAACAATGTTTGGATgttaaaagtgtgttattgtggTTTGTCTGTGCATGGTGCAACTGTACGTGCACAGCAGGTAGTAGTTATTGccaaacatttgttttatttctgtggcTGCATGTAAGAATGGCAGCAGTAAAGTGGCAGCTTCATCAGC
Above is a genomic segment from Nerophis ophidion isolate RoL-2023_Sa linkage group LG27, RoL_Noph_v1.0, whole genome shotgun sequence containing:
- the LOC133544046 gene encoding oocyte zinc finger protein XlCOF6-like, translating into MAAPRLVSSAPCCVPLHYVMQATASKLTSKRRANQQTSLFEHLKWDFNDKMASPIPVSSLRLLVPPLRLLTAAMWQVAQQRSVKHYGILGDFVSLVTDAIPELLTDKQKCLLLLALRVKLSDSATEECDCAPLSLPEKVSPVDRRRLSQDVFNQTFDRALQALLSDFLCRTEQLFPVPDFKQAVSWLTSATAGFADCLGVPDREELKTLLSNQRHQLGQVPSTVDCETEKILLSAWSHPLIAKLSNHEAAHLSTQAQSDVHVDIGSPAQLTMENQKEEIVSRRTASAAEAKSNSASCQDSCTAVNLKAQRLKDMPANSDEPSRHSSDPPHSHIMADALHNISQRVAHKCPQCGKCFIYRSQVLRHLRTSKSCGHTLTRSAAAHQDNIPAAHEETRLEACRPTGKHPCFQCKDEFLSKAELLLHQRSHRARPIFPCGQCDKEFLHLSSLTNHKQTHQENGGISCSQCGKVFGSAKERDAHSLQHRLPDLTCNLCSQVFSSQSQLLRHLQTHTVEGAEPCFPCRFCDQTFSGVTLLRIHQRSHRTRSFQCDQCDKTYGSLTGLQSHRTSHMTDSRFLCPQCGKCFKTRDGLEGHLRTHSGERPYRCPYCPKDFTALAGLNVHVRRHTGERPYVCTVCGKGWPSGGDLQKHMRIHTGERPFSCQECGKSFSNSCHLSEHRRIHTGEKPFSCPECGKCLRRKFDLNKHMLCHSNKRPYACLSCPKSYTRKTHLNRHLLTHSTDGGEPEAAD